From one Eulemur rufifrons isolate Redbay chromosome 23, OSU_ERuf_1, whole genome shotgun sequence genomic stretch:
- the KIAA0513 gene encoding uncharacterized protein KIAA0513 homolog isoform X2 — translation MEAPEVPVGSLIDFGPEPPASPPLETPPPAMQDGDGSLGDGASESETTESADSENDMGESPSHPSWDQDRRSSSNESFSSTQSTESAQDEETLALREFMRGYVEKIFSGGEDLDQEEKAKFGEYCSSENGKGREWFARYVSAQRCNSKCVSEPTFYRLVQSFAVVLFECHQMDDFGPAKNLMTMCFTYYHIGKPHLLPSEPEPEAKEKPTGSVDSYLRSANSWLAEKKDIAERLLKNTSARTENVKGFFGGLETKLKGPLIRKNEDDENKPREKQQRTVTVCSPEDEKKGEKIYLYTHLKQQPIWHTLRFWNAAFFDAVHCERRKRSPTTRGDAGEEKEKREKWCHMTQEERDDSLRFNENITFGQLGTFTHNMLAFGLNRKLCNDFLKKQAVIGNLDEEQYKLLSEHIEQMATE, via the exons AgccacctgcctcccctcccctggagaCGCCGCCCCCCGCGATGCAGGATGGGGACGGCTCCCTGGGCGACGGCGCCTCGGAGAGTGAGACCACCGAGTCGGCAGACAGCGAGAATGACATGGGCGAGTCACCCTCACACCCGTCCTGGGACCAGGACCGCCGCTCCTCCTCCAACGAGTCCTTCTCCTCCACCCAGAGCACCGAGTCGGCCCAGGACGAGGAGACCCTGGCGCTCAGGGAGTTCATGCGCGGCTACGTGGAGAAGATCTTCTCCGGAGG GGAGGACTTGGACCAGGAGGAGAAAGCCAAGTTTGGAGAGTACTGCAGCAGCGAAAACGGGAAAGGCCGGGAGTGGTTTGCTCGCTACGTGAGCGCCCAG CGCTGCAACTCCAAGTGTGTCTCGGAGCCGACCTTCTACCGCCTGGTGCAGTCATTTGCGGTGGTGCTGTTCGA GTGCCATCAGATGGACGACTTTGGGCCCGCCAAGAACCTCATGACCATGTGTTTCACCTACTACCACATCG GAAAACCACACTTGCTCCCCTCGGAACCGGAACCAGAAGCCAAGGAGAAGCCTACAGGGAGCGTGGACTCCTACTTGAGGTCGGCAAACAGCTGGTTGGCGGAGAAGAAGGACATAGCTGAGCGGCTGCTGAAGAACACCTCGGCCAGGACAGAGAACGTGAAGGGCTTCTTCGGGGGGCTGGAGACCAAGCTGAAGGGCCCCCTGATCAGGAAAAATGA GGACGACGAGAACAAGCCCAGGGAGAAGCAGCAGAGGACAG tGACTGTGTGCAGCCCGGAGGAtgagaagaaaggggagaagaTCTACCTGTACACTCACCTGAAGCAGCAGCCCATCTG GCACACACTGAGGTTCTGGAACGCGGCCTTTTTCGACGCCGTCCATTGCGAGAGGAGAAAGCGATCCCCCACTACCAG AGGGGATgctggagaggagaaggagaagag GGAGAAGTGGTGCCACATGACCCAGGAGGAGCGTGATGACAGCCTACGGTTCAACGAGAACATCACCTTTGGGCAGCTGGG GACCTTCACGCACAACATGCTGGCCTTCGGGCTGAACAGGAAGCTGTGCAACGACTTCCTGAAGAAGCAGGCGGTGATCGGCAACCTGGACGAAG AGCAATACAAGCTGCTTAGTGAGCACATCGAGCAAATGGCTACTGAGTAG
- the KIAA0513 gene encoding uncharacterized protein KIAA0513 homolog isoform X1, whose translation MEAPEVPVGSLIDFGPEPPASPPLETPPPAMQDGDGSLGDGASESETTESADSENDMGESPSHPSWDQDRRSSSNESFSSTQSTESAQDEETLALREFMRGYVEKIFSGGEDLDQEEKAKFGEYCSSENGKGREWFARYVSAQRCNSKCVSEPTFYRLVQSFAVVLFECHQMDDFGPAKNLMTMCFTYYHIGKPHLLPSEPEPEAKEKPTGSVDSYLRSANSWLAEKKDIAERLLKNTSARTENVKGFFGGLETKLKGPLIRKNEDDENKPREKQQRTVTVCSPEDEKKGEKIYLYTHLKQQPIWHTLRFWNAAFFDAVHCERRKRSPTTREKWCHMTQEERDDSLRFNENITFGQLGTFTHNMLAFGLNRKLCNDFLKKQAVIGNLDEEQYKLLSEHIEQMATE comes from the exons AgccacctgcctcccctcccctggagaCGCCGCCCCCCGCGATGCAGGATGGGGACGGCTCCCTGGGCGACGGCGCCTCGGAGAGTGAGACCACCGAGTCGGCAGACAGCGAGAATGACATGGGCGAGTCACCCTCACACCCGTCCTGGGACCAGGACCGCCGCTCCTCCTCCAACGAGTCCTTCTCCTCCACCCAGAGCACCGAGTCGGCCCAGGACGAGGAGACCCTGGCGCTCAGGGAGTTCATGCGCGGCTACGTGGAGAAGATCTTCTCCGGAGG GGAGGACTTGGACCAGGAGGAGAAAGCCAAGTTTGGAGAGTACTGCAGCAGCGAAAACGGGAAAGGCCGGGAGTGGTTTGCTCGCTACGTGAGCGCCCAG CGCTGCAACTCCAAGTGTGTCTCGGAGCCGACCTTCTACCGCCTGGTGCAGTCATTTGCGGTGGTGCTGTTCGA GTGCCATCAGATGGACGACTTTGGGCCCGCCAAGAACCTCATGACCATGTGTTTCACCTACTACCACATCG GAAAACCACACTTGCTCCCCTCGGAACCGGAACCAGAAGCCAAGGAGAAGCCTACAGGGAGCGTGGACTCCTACTTGAGGTCGGCAAACAGCTGGTTGGCGGAGAAGAAGGACATAGCTGAGCGGCTGCTGAAGAACACCTCGGCCAGGACAGAGAACGTGAAGGGCTTCTTCGGGGGGCTGGAGACCAAGCTGAAGGGCCCCCTGATCAGGAAAAATGA GGACGACGAGAACAAGCCCAGGGAGAAGCAGCAGAGGACAG tGACTGTGTGCAGCCCGGAGGAtgagaagaaaggggagaagaTCTACCTGTACACTCACCTGAAGCAGCAGCCCATCTG GCACACACTGAGGTTCTGGAACGCGGCCTTTTTCGACGCCGTCCATTGCGAGAGGAGAAAGCGATCCCCCACTACCAG GGAGAAGTGGTGCCACATGACCCAGGAGGAGCGTGATGACAGCCTACGGTTCAACGAGAACATCACCTTTGGGCAGCTGGG GACCTTCACGCACAACATGCTGGCCTTCGGGCTGAACAGGAAGCTGTGCAACGACTTCCTGAAGAAGCAGGCGGTGATCGGCAACCTGGACGAAG AGCAATACAAGCTGCTTAGTGAGCACATCGAGCAAATGGCTACTGAGTAG